From a single Brettanomyces bruxellensis chromosome 5, complete sequence genomic region:
- a CDS encoding uncharacterized protein (BUSCO:EOG09265SHM) — MADRLTQLQLCLDQLTDMFFASLTYIDQNHDSVKLNDTDPKVMDSDYHPASQLDFQSNLQELSRDIITKTKQILTIIETLPGVGVSKEEQLKKIQMLNKQLEEVELKKQETILKKQDLMRVVDKLTLLVSKGIAETRD; from the exons ATGGCGGATAGACTTACACAACTACAGCTTTGCTTGGACCAG TTAACGGATATGTTCTTTGCATCCTTAACTTATATCGATCAAAATCATGACTCGGTAAAGTTGAATGATACTGATCCAAAGGTGATGGACTCAGATTACCATCCAGCATCACAGTTAGATTTCCAGTCGAACTTACAAGAGCTTTCGAGAGATATCATCACGAAAACGAAACAAATATTGACAATTATAGAGACTTTGCCAGGTGTGGGTGTGTCAAAGGAAGAgcaattgaaaaagattcAAATGTTAAATAAACAGTTAGAAGAGGTTGAGCTTAAGAAGCAAGAAACTatattgaagaagcagGATTTGATGCGAGTAGTTGATAAACTAACGTTGCTCGTTAGTAAGGGCATTGCAGAGACACGGGATTAG
- a CDS encoding uncharacterized protein (BUSCO:EOG09261660): protein MASIQTSTASVSQLAAPVASGVMITDSVPSRKRHLQKGVSVSTHRTLSHKRSRINFSSTLYSRLVRSALDSLDKRDTSAIDQLTSQILLPPTSPDCLTTESLTTILTVLSQHVSRLDNRAVTPLIQALLKYDFLSHLSDTQFIKSYSTFLTVLVSGMPKWFSSISKILISSFTVKSEIELQPIHKTLKYVIQISPASFSTLPLILRRNFPNKSAPKEDIVHYMENILYILTYCNDLRYTVWSLIVENIIKLDVELQNEIDDVDDEDLNAALENGSGDETDSDSNNNNDDEGNETNFPELANEHLLPQSPNLSDKEDAGYDADYNEEEEVESELLHEEGDDEEYNLEIEGITDLSSKLDAVMQLIFKSTEKSFTEIGLEEGNGITLFNTLISIFRTFILPTHYTRCVQYLMFHMVQQQSDLTDSFLVMLLDVVFNSNEIASNRIKAMQYVCSFMARAKSLTRGQLLTVMKYLMSWCNEYVTEREKEVGTGKGGMERFAMLYCVLQGLMYIFCFRFRDLKKEDNDEEWELRLDKFFNKMIMSRFNPLKFCNETVVLIFARIVQKVDMCYCFSIIDKNKRERLNGIRDATANSESSLNRFERKQEFLDLEAYFPFDPLMLKDSKKIIHQNYIDWQDFDDSEDSE, encoded by the coding sequence ATGGCGTCAATACAAACTTCAACTGCTTCAGTTTCGCAACTAGCTGCACCAGTTGCCTCTGGAGTTATGATAACTGATAGTGTTCCCAGCAGGAAACGGCACCTGCAAAAAGGGGTTTCAGTTTCTACGCACAGGACATTATCGCACAAAAGATCaagaataaatttctctAGCACACTATATTCTCGGTTGGTCAGGTCGGCTCTCGATTCCTTAGATAAGAGGGATACATCCGCAATCGATCAGCTTACATCACAGATATTATTACCTCCAACTAGTCCAGATTGTCTTACAACTGAGTCACTCACTACAATTCTAACTGTTCTTAGTCAGCATGTTTCCAGACTAGATAACCGGGCCGTCACTCCGCTAATACAGGCATTACTCAAGTATGACTTTCTTTCACATCTGTCGGATACGCAATTCATAAAGAGTTATTCAACGTTTCTCACCGTTTTAGTGTCTGGTATGCCAAAGTGGTTCAGCAGTATctcaaaaattttaatttcGTCATTCACTGTGAAGTCTGAGATCGAACTTCAGCCCATTCATAAAACCCTCAAGTATGTGATACAGATCAGTCCTGCCTCTTTCAGTACCCTCCCGTTGATCCTAAGACGGAATTTCCCGAACAAAAGTGCACCAAAGGAAGATATAGTGCATTACATGGAAAAcatattatatattttgacaTACTGCAATGATTTGAGATACACCGTGTGGTCTCTCATCGTTGAGAATATTATCAAGTTGGACGTTGAGTTACAAAACGAAATTGATGACgtggatgatgaagatttgAATGCAGCTTTAGAGAACGGCAGTGGAGATGAAACGGATTCTGATagcaataataataatgatgacGAGGGAAACGAAACAAATTTCCCTGAACTTGCCAATgagcatcttcttccacaATCGCCAAACTTAAGCGATAAAGAGGATGCTGGTTATGACGCTGATTAtaatgaagaggaagaagttgaaagtGAGCTTTTGCATGAGGaaggtgatgatgaagaatatAACCTGGAGATAGAAGGGATAACGGACTTATCGTCAAAATTGGATGCAGTAATGCAGTTAATATTCAAGTCCACAGAAAAATCGTTTACTGAGATTGGATTGGAGGAAGGCAATGGAATAACACTATTCAATACCCTAATCTCGATCTTTAGGACATTCATTCTACCCACACATTACACCAGATGTGTGCAATATTTGATGTTTCACATGGTTCAACAGCAGTCAGATCTTACtgattcttttcttgtaaTGCTTCTGGACGTCGTTTTTAACTCTAACGAGATTGCTTCGAACCGTATTAAGGCCATGCAATATGTGTGCTCATTTATGGCTCGTGCAAAGTCTTTAACTAGGGGTCAGTTGTTGACTGTAATGAAATACCTTATGAGTTGGTGTAATGAATATGTCACCGAAAGGGAGAAAGAGGTCGGTACCGGCAAAGGTGGAATGGAAAGGTTTGCCATGTTGTATTGTGTTTTGCAAGGTTTAATGTACATTTTCTGCTTCCGCTTTAGggatttgaaaaaagaggataaTGACGAGGAATGGGAATTAAGATTggataaattttttaataaGATGATAATGTCTAGGTTCAATCCTCTCAAGTTCTGCAATGAGACAGTTGTTTTGATATTTGCCAGAATAGTGCAAAAGGTGGATATGTGCTACTGCTTTTCAATAATcgataagaataaaaggGAAAGATTGAATGGTATAAGGGATGCGACAGCAAATAGCGAGTCCTCGCTGAATAGatttgaaagaaagcaagaatttttggatttagAGGCGTACTTCCCATTTGATCCTTTGATGTTGAAAGATTCgaaaaagataatacaCCAGAATTACATTGATTGGCAAGATTTCGATGACAGTGAAGATAGTGAATGA
- the SNF4 gene encoding AMP-activated serine/threonine-protein kinase regulatory subunit (BUSCO:EOG0926374A): MNTAFNQPVSNSHSHPGILSNLSPEQRKKDQEIGLKAIREFLKSKTSFDVLPVSYRVVVFETLLLVKRALNILLQNGIVSAPLWDSKTSRFAGLLTSNDFINVIQYYSQNPDQFQYIDNLTLDRLRDVEKAVGSSSLETVSIHPFKPLYDACVMMIQSSSRRIPLIDEDEDTHREIVVSVLTQYRILKFVSMNCKETKILLQPLCELKIGTTSNISAAKLETPVMEVINLMIGKSISAVPIVDEQNKLINVFEAVDVLSLIKGGLYADLSLSVGQALLKRSDDFEGVYTCTMNDSLYTIFDTIRKARVHRLFIVDDESKLLGVLTLSDILKYMLFS; this comes from the coding sequence ATGAACACAGCATTCAATCAGCCTGTATCAAATAGTCATTCGCATCCCGGGATATTGTCCAATCTTTCTCCtgaacaaagaaagaaggatCAAGAGATCGGCTTAAAGGCAATCAGGGAGTTTTTGAAGAGCAAGACATCCTTCGATGTGCTTCCCGTGTCCTACAGAGTGGTTGTTTTTGAAACGCTTCTTTTGGTTAAACGAGCTCTGAATATTTTACTTCAAAATGGAATTGTGTCTGCACCTTTATGGGATAGCAAGACGTCTCGATTTGCAGGATTACTTACATCAAATGATTTTATTAATGTCATACAATACTATTCGCAGAACCCAGATCAATTTCAATATATAGACAATTTAACGTTGGATCGATTACGAGACGTCGAGAAGGCGGTTGGTTCATCATCTCTTGAAACAGTTTCAATTCATCCATTTAAGCCATTGTATGACGCTTGtgtgatgatgattcagaGTTCCTCCAGACGTATTCCGTTgattgatgaagatgaagacaCGCATAGAGAAATTGTTGTTAGTGTCTTGACTCAGTACAGAATTTTGAAGTTTGTCAGCATGAACTGCAAAGAGACCAAGATTTTATTGCAGCCGCTCTGCGAGTTAAAAATTGGAACtacttcaaatatttcgGCTGCAAAACTAGAGACACCAGTTATGGAAGTTATCAATTTAATGATAGGCAAGAGTATCTCTGCTGTTCCAATTGTCGAtgaacaaaataaattgatCAATGTCTTTGAAGCAGTCGATGTGCTTTCCTTGATCAAAGGTGGGCTCTACGCTGATCTATCTTTAAGTGTCGGCCAAGCATTACTGAAAAGATCTGATGACTTTGAAGGTGTCTACACATGTACAATGAATGACAGTCTTTACACGATTTTTGATACCATCAGGAAGGCAAGAGTCCACAGATTATTTattgtggatgatgaaagCAAGCTGCTCGGTGTGCTGACTCTGAGCGatatattgaaatatatgcttttttcttaa
- a CDS encoding uncharacterized protein (BUSCO:EOG09260M44), with product MGSVSKDYYYKLASELESERIAAAAGLIKELSENDSEDDWNYAIDRLIKGLGSQRASARLGFSLCLGEVLTILINEKKTYTVEKYTQTIEQKLNREASKEKGKNLRSNLFGRLFGYQSLLNAGVLQDNIDQILAVYKSLFDVALTKPWIREICFVTIYKHLLSLKHDTKRTASIKLLELLKENNLLLSREGVLIYLAIKPEKRSKWTTEADIGSDDNSWKNGDPTTKGNMTLLAKVLGSSEVQIPTKQQDEKRQKSGNRQNRQSTSWSSHLHYIWTPLFEELLSQPGDDDSKKTKKHKKNHSRAPVERIKFSEFWKPAVDEQFFKSSASPEKKYLGFEILSLALSIPYLLCDQVEAVFSPNLLRSLVNQSAKDNRVLHAQAKLTLKKIVDTTNSYGERKITVLKRLLKASPKFDRITKSKTVQSILNSSNSVQALSDTVAFLINFDSEDDSDIVGRQLFAIDSMLRLVRTNKEWLTKDCSPLKKIIDYLIEHAFFVKESDSPRYTERISKVSLERLYSVLSEAMSIKRDYDWPKYVVLRISMADSTVHSDKPGEFSLRLEPEKSISEIKTETFDTITLISDLLDELEDTDSKVQLLRCFEVLFSTALIELYTADPESVSILSDLRDAFTNIQSESKIESEKIMEILIDLMLSYVNQKSTLMKKVSLTIWINLVDKVGESQIQRLFDILLTKENKQGQSKLFDQNEGIAQDESDFNTDNKDDEDKEGTDDEIEIDGSISSDVGKENNSNGSQLKIDRIDQNTSKALSEALGVTNEVSPDDLNEQADAIEEEEKEKEEEEEEEEEEEGKKRIEMMALDSTLSQIFKQRRAALEVVQGKSGNQRKLEAQEARNMMIFFKSRILDLLDIFHDKRREDPLNLNIVLVLIDLIALTMDKDVGNKAHKLIKKICKEKVKLVSEESALESLKSIQQKSCKSKIHAHSLACNQTSLFILKRLEATFGNTSLLKGLDVYYKLFKDWILDSSMKTTGAMFVDVINWASNNRENRARK from the exons ATGGGTTCAGTATCCAAGGATTATTACTATAAGTTGGCTTCGGAGCTGGAGTCGGAAAGAATAGCCGCTGCTGCTGGCCTGATTAAGGAACTTTCAGAGAATGATTCGGAGGATGATTGGAATTATGCGATTGATAGATTAATTAAAGGTCTTGGTTCACAAAGGGCCTCCGCAAGACTTGGATTTTCACTTTGTCTTGGTGAGGTATTGACTATTTTAATCAACGAAAAGAAGACATATActgttgaaaaatatacGCAAACAATTGAACAGAAACTTAACAGAGAAGCTTCTAAGGAGAAAGGTAAAAATTTAAGATCAAATCTATTTGGGCGGTTGTTTGGATATCAGTCACTTCTTAATGCTGGTGTTCTTCAAGATAACATTGATCAAATTCTTGCTGTTTACAAATCGTTATTTGATGTTGCTCTTACGAAGCCCTGGATTAGGGAGATCTGCTTTGTAACCATTTACAAACATTTGTTAAGCTTAAAGCATGACACAAAGCGTACTGCTTCTATTAAGCTTTTGGAATTACTTAAGGAAAACAATTTATTACTTTCTCGGGAGGGTGTGTTGATATATCTTGCGATTAAGCCAGAAAAGAGATCGAAATGGACAACAGAAGCTGATATTGGTTCAGATGACAACTCATGGAAGAACGGAGATCCCACCACAAAGGGAAATATGACTTTACTTGCGAAGGTTCTTGGTAGTTCTGAGGTTCAGATTCCAACAAAGCAACAGGATGAAAAGCGACAAAAAAGTGGTAATCGCCAGAACAGACAATCTACCTCATGGAGTTCCCATCTTCATTACATATGGACTCCCCTTTTTGAGGAGCTATTGTCACAACCTGGAGATGATGACAGTAAAAAGAccaaaaagcacaaaaaaaatcattcGAGGGCTCCTGTCGAGAGAATCAAATTTTCCGAGTTTTGGAAACCTGCTGTGGATGAGcaatttttcaagtctTCTGCTTCTCCAGAGAAGAAATACTTAGGCTTTGAAATTCTCTCCCTTGCCTTATCAATTCCCTATTTACTCTGTGACCAGGTTGAGGCAGTGTTTTCTCCAAATCTTCTTCGCTCACTTGTAAACCAGTCTGCAAAAGATAACAGGGTTCTTCATGCACAGGCCAAACTCacattgaagaaaatcgtAGATACAACGAACTCTTACGGGGAAAGAAAGATTACCGTTTTGAAGCGTTTACTGAAAGCTTCACCAAAGTTTGATCGGATTACCAAAAGTAAAACCGTGCAAAGTATCCtcaattcatcaaattctgtTCAAGCACTTTCTGACACAGTTGCATTCTTGATTAACTTTGATTCAGAAGATGACAGCGACATTGTTGGCAGACAATTGTTTGCAATTGATTCAATGCTTAGACTTGTGAGAACGAACAAGGAGTGGCTAACGAAGGATTGCTCtcctttgaagaaaattattgattatCTAATAGAACATGCATTTTTTGTCAAGGAATCGGACAGTCCGAGGTATACCGAACGTATTTCCAAAGTTTCCTTGGAAAGACTATATTCTGTACTCTCCGAGGCCATGTCAATCAAGCGGGATTATGATTGGCCAAAATATGTTGTTCTTCGCATTAGTATGGCTGACAGCACAGTTCACAGTGATAAACCTGGAGAGTTTTCGTTGAGACTTGAACCCGAAAAATCAATATCAGAGATAAAGACTGAGACATTTGATACGATCACACTTATTAGTGATCTTTTGGATGAATTAGAAGACACGGATTCGAAGGTTCAACTACTTCGATGCTTTGAAGTTCTATTTTCTACAGCCTTGATTGAATTGTACACAGCTGATCCTGAATCAGTTTCAATTCTCTCGGATCTTCGTGATGCTTTCacaaatattcaaagtGAAAGTAAAATTGAATCGGAGAAGATTATGGAGATTCTTATTGATCTTATGCTTTCATATGTAAACCAGAAATCAACACTTATGAAAAAGGTTTCACTGACAATATGGATTAATTTGGTTGATAAGGTGGGTGAGAGTCAAATTCAACGTTTGtttgatattcttcttACCAAAGAGAATAAGCAAGGCCAGTCTAAGCTATTTGACCAGAACGAAGGTATTGCACAAGATGAGAGTGATTTTAATACGGATAATAAAGACGACGAGGATAAGGAGGGtacagatgatgaaatagaaatagATGGAAGCATTTCTTCCGatgttggaaaagaaaacaattcAAATGGCTCACAGTTAAAGATAGATCGGATTGACCAGAATACATCCAAAGCTCTATCTGAGGCTTTAGGTGTGACAAACGAAGTTAGCCCAGATGATTTGAATGAACAAGCAGATgcaattgaagaagaggagaaggaaaaggaagaggaggaggaagaagaggaggaggaagaagggAAGAAGAGAATA GAAATGATGGCTTTAGATTCCACATTATCACAGATATTCAAACAGAGAAGGGCAGCATTAGAAGTTGTTCAAGGAAAGTCTGGAAACCAACGGAAGCTTGAAGCACAAGAGGCTCgaaatatgatgattttcttcaaatcaaGGATTTTGGACCTTCTTGACATATTCCATGATAAAAGGAGAGAGGATCCACTTAATTTGAACATTGTACTCGTTCTCATAGATCTTATTGCACTAACCATGGATAAAGATGTTGGAAACAAGGCACACAAGCTTATTAAGAAGATTTGTAAGGAAAAAGTCAAACTTGTGTCCGAAGAGAGTGCGCTTGAGAGTTTGAAGTCGATACAACAAAAATCTTGTAAATCGAAGATTCATGCACATTCGTTAGCATGCAATCAGACttcattattcattttaaaGAGATTGGAAGCTACATTTGGAAACACATCGCTTTTAAAAGGATTGGATGTCTACTACAAACTATTCAAAGACTGGATTCTGGATTCATCAATGAAAACGACGGGTGCAATGTTTGTGGATGTGATAAACTGGGCAAGTAACAACAGAGAGAACAGAGCCAGAAAATGA